A single region of the Roseivivax sp. THAF197b genome encodes:
- a CDS encoding DUF1989 domain-containing protein, with amino-acid sequence MTHAPNDADARRAVPPVICYPTETLPAVDLGLYQRACASAQRVETVIVPPRDAACFTVPAGHFFRIVSTEGPQVGDLNLWNAADVSERFYSGKTRALHGSHVTTGDRLWSTFPALRPLATIVEDSLDWYGIDAFGGAVHDVIGTRCDPYTHNLLAGGQYHHCCHSNLTRALATHLGLGVAEAEPHVHDVLNVFMCTGFTRETGQYFMKASPVRPGDALTFFAEIDLLGALSACPGGDCSSEHSSDVAACFPLVVEVLRPDAALLEGWVPPAVNRYDGSHGV; translated from the coding sequence ATGACACATGCCCCGAACGATGCCGATGCCCGCCGCGCTGTTCCGCCGGTGATCTGCTATCCGACGGAGACGCTGCCCGCGGTCGATCTGGGCCTGTACCAGCGCGCCTGTGCCAGCGCGCAGCGCGTGGAGACGGTCATCGTGCCGCCCCGCGATGCGGCCTGTTTCACGGTGCCTGCCGGTCATTTCTTCCGCATCGTCTCGACCGAGGGGCCGCAGGTCGGCGATCTCAACCTGTGGAACGCCGCGGATGTGTCGGAACGGTTCTATTCCGGCAAGACCCGCGCCCTGCACGGCTCGCATGTGACGACGGGCGATAGGCTCTGGTCCACCTTCCCGGCGCTCAGGCCATTGGCGACGATCGTGGAAGACAGCCTTGATTGGTACGGGATCGATGCCTTTGGCGGTGCGGTGCATGACGTGATCGGCACGCGGTGCGATCCCTATACCCACAACCTTTTGGCGGGCGGGCAGTATCATCATTGCTGCCATTCGAACCTGACCCGCGCGCTGGCCACGCATTTGGGGTTAGGCGTCGCGGAAGCCGAGCCTCATGTGCATGATGTGCTGAACGTCTTCATGTGCACCGGCTTCACGCGGGAGACGGGGCAGTATTTCATGAAGGCCTCGCCTGTGCGCCCGGGCGATGCGCTGACCTTCTTTGCGGAGATTGATCTTCTCGGCGCGTTATCGGCCTGTCCCGGGGGCGATTGCAGCAGCGAGCATTCGTCGGACGTCGCGGCCTGTTTCCCGCTCGTGGTGGAGGTGTTGCGCCCGGATGCCGCTTTGCTGGAGGGATGGGTGCCGCCTGCCGTCAATCGTTACGACGGCAGCCACGGTGTATAG
- the deoD gene encoding purine-nucleoside phosphorylase, with amino-acid sequence MSIHIGADPGAIAETVLMPGDPYRARWAAETFLKSPKLINDVRGMLGFTGTWNGHRVTIQGSGMGMPSFSIYANELIRDYGAKTLIRIGSCGAMQNSVNIRDVIVAMTASSLSTPSRGIFRELNFAPCADWGLLRAAVTAAEAKDAPVHVGGIYSADVFYDERPDLNEQMTRHGILAVEMEAAELYNLAARHGIRGLAVLTVSDHLLTGEALPSEDRERSFGDMVEIALESAFA; translated from the coding sequence ATGTCGATCCATATCGGCGCCGATCCCGGCGCTATTGCCGAAACGGTTCTCATGCCCGGCGATCCCTATCGGGCGCGCTGGGCAGCGGAAACCTTCCTGAAATCCCCGAAACTCATCAATGACGTCCGCGGAATGCTGGGCTTCACCGGCACGTGGAATGGGCATCGCGTGACGATCCAGGGATCTGGAATGGGCATGCCGTCCTTTTCGATCTATGCGAATGAGCTTATTCGCGATTACGGCGCAAAGACCCTGATCCGGATCGGCTCCTGCGGGGCGATGCAGAATTCGGTGAATATCCGTGATGTGATTGTCGCGATGACAGCATCGTCGCTGTCGACGCCTTCGCGCGGTATTTTCCGCGAATTGAATTTCGCGCCATGTGCCGATTGGGGTCTCTTGCGCGCGGCGGTCACTGCCGCCGAGGCAAAAGACGCCCCGGTTCATGTGGGCGGAATTTATTCGGCGGATGTCTTCTACGATGAGCGGCCTGATCTCAATGAGCAGATGACCCGCCACGGGATCCTGGCCGTGGAAATGGAAGCGGCGGAGCTTTACAACCTCGCCGCGCGCCACGGTATCCGGGGCCTCGCCGTTCTGACCGTCAGCGATCACCTGCTGACCGGAGAGGCGCTGCCCTCCGAAGATCGCGAACGCAGCTTCGGCGACATGGTCGAGATTGCGCTCGAGTCGGCCTTCGCCTGA
- a CDS encoding H-NS family nucleoid-associated regulatory protein, which translates to MNIDLESLSKEELETLKKDVDKALKSVDARRKAEAKRAADQAAKEYGFSLDDLVGGTPSKGVKGVPKYANPADPSQTWTGRGRKPGWVNDALKSGKSLDDLAL; encoded by the coding sequence ATGAATATTGATCTCGAAAGCCTCTCGAAAGAAGAGCTCGAAACACTTAAAAAAGACGTCGACAAGGCGCTGAAATCTGTCGATGCCCGTCGCAAAGCAGAAGCCAAACGTGCCGCCGATCAGGCTGCAAAGGAATACGGCTTCTCCCTGGATGATCTTGTTGGCGGCACACCGTCGAAGGGCGTAAAGGGTGTTCCGAAATACGCCAATCCCGCGGATCCGTCGCAAACATGGACGGGCCGTGGCCGAAAGCCGGGCTGGGTGAATGACGCCCTGAAGTCCGGAAAATCGCTGGACGATCTCGCACTCTGA
- a CDS encoding protein meaA: MTETRTPPQTEPQKDKPWLIRTYAGHSTAQASNALYRGNLAKGQTGLSVAFDLPTQTGYDSDHILARGEVGKVGVPVCHLGDMRTLFDQIPLEQMNTSMTINATAPWLLSLYIAVAEEQGADISKLQGTVQNDLIKEYLSRGTYICPPKPSLKMIGDVAEYCYKHIPKWNPMNVCSYHLQEAGATPEQELAYALATAIAVLDELKPRVPAQDFPMLAGRISFFVNAGIRFVTEMCKMRAFVDLWDEILAERYGIEDAKYRRFRYGVQVNSLGLTEQQPENNVYRILIEMLAVTLSKNARARAVQLPAWNEALGLPRPWDQQWSMRMQQIMAYETDLLEYDDLFDENPAVERKVAALKEGARAELSTLDGMGGAIDAIDYMKARLVESNAARVGKVERGETVVVGVNRWTESEPSPLLGEDGGIMVVDPAVEADQVSRLAAWRAERDAEAVERALSDLRAAAREGRNVMPASIEAAKAGVTTGEWAAEMRAAFGEYRGPTGVSKSISNQTEGLEDIREAVDAVSAKLGRRLKFLIGKPGLDGHSNGAEQIAFRARDCGMEIDYEGIRLTPEEIVSAAANGDMHVIGLSILSGSHLPLVEDTLHRMKAAGLGNIPLIVGGIIPEEDAKRLRAMGVARVYTPKDFVLNSIMMDIVQLADPEAVAAE, translated from the coding sequence ATGACCGAGACCCGAACCCCGCCCCAGACGGAGCCGCAGAAAGACAAGCCGTGGCTGATCCGGACCTATGCGGGGCATTCCACCGCGCAGGCGTCGAACGCGCTTTATCGCGGGAACCTCGCCAAGGGGCAGACGGGCCTGTCGGTGGCCTTCGATCTGCCGACCCAGACGGGGTATGACAGCGATCATATCCTGGCGCGGGGCGAAGTGGGCAAGGTGGGTGTACCGGTCTGCCATCTGGGCGATATGCGCACTTTGTTCGACCAGATCCCGCTCGAGCAGATGAACACGTCGATGACGATCAACGCTACTGCGCCCTGGCTGTTGTCGCTCTATATCGCCGTCGCGGAGGAACAGGGCGCGGATATCTCGAAGCTGCAGGGCACCGTGCAGAACGACCTGATCAAGGAATACCTGTCCCGCGGCACCTATATCTGCCCGCCCAAGCCATCGCTGAAGATGATCGGGGATGTGGCTGAATATTGCTACAAGCATATCCCGAAGTGGAACCCGATGAACGTGTGTTCCTACCATCTGCAGGAGGCTGGTGCCACGCCCGAACAGGAGCTGGCCTATGCGCTGGCCACCGCGATTGCGGTGCTCGACGAGCTGAAACCGCGCGTTCCGGCCCAGGATTTCCCGATGCTTGCGGGGCGCATCTCGTTCTTCGTGAATGCGGGCATCCGCTTCGTGACCGAGATGTGCAAGATGCGCGCCTTCGTGGACCTCTGGGACGAAATCCTGGCGGAGCGCTACGGCATCGAGGACGCCAAGTACCGCCGCTTCCGCTACGGCGTGCAGGTGAACTCGCTGGGCCTGACGGAACAGCAGCCCGAAAACAACGTCTACCGCATCCTGATCGAGATGCTGGCTGTCACTCTGTCCAAGAACGCCCGCGCCCGTGCGGTGCAGCTGCCCGCCTGGAACGAGGCGCTCGGCCTGCCGCGCCCATGGGATCAGCAATGGTCCATGCGCATGCAGCAGATCATGGCCTACGAGACCGACCTTCTGGAATATGACGACCTCTTCGATGAGAACCCGGCGGTGGAGCGCAAGGTCGCGGCGCTGAAGGAAGGCGCACGGGCCGAACTGTCCACGCTTGACGGCATGGGCGGTGCGATTGACGCAATCGATTACATGAAGGCGCGCCTTGTCGAAAGCAACGCGGCACGGGTCGGCAAGGTCGAACGCGGCGAGACCGTCGTGGTCGGCGTGAACCGCTGGACCGAGAGCGAGCCCTCCCCCCTTCTGGGCGAAGATGGCGGCATCATGGTCGTCGATCCGGCGGTCGAGGCCGATCAGGTTTCCCGGCTCGCCGCGTGGCGCGCGGAGCGGGATGCGGAAGCGGTGGAGCGCGCGTTGTCGGATCTGCGTGCCGCGGCGCGTGAGGGACGAAACGTGATGCCCGCCTCCATCGAGGCTGCGAAAGCAGGCGTGACCACCGGGGAATGGGCTGCCGAGATGCGCGCGGCCTTCGGCGAATATCGCGGCCCCACCGGTGTGTCGAAATCCATCTCGAACCAGACCGAGGGCCTCGAGGATATCCGCGAGGCGGTCGATGCCGTCTCGGCCAAGCTCGGACGGCGGCTGAAATTCCTGATCGGAAAACCCGGCCTCGATGGCCATTCCAACGGCGCCGAGCAGATCGCGTTCCGCGCCCGGGATTGCGGTATGGAGATCGACTACGAAGGCATTCGACTGACGCCTGAGGAAATCGTTTCTGCCGCAGCGAATGGCGACATGCATGTGATTGGTCTGTCGATCCTGTCCGGCTCTCATTTGCCGCTGGTGGAGGATACGCTGCACCGGATGAAAGCCGCGGGTCTCGGGAATATTCCGCTGATTGTCGGCGGCATCATTCCCGAAGAAGATGCCAAGCGCCTGCGCGCCATGGGAGTCGCACGGGTCTACACGCCGAAGGATTTCGTGTTGAATTCAATTATGATGGATATCGTCCAACTGGCCGATCCGGAGGCTGTAGCAGCCGAATAA
- a CDS encoding 1-acyl-sn-glycerol-3-phosphate acyltransferase yields MPVWLFILIMLFATVTFASHFLFPSVRWFFRRRAERIVARLNERLERPIQPFKLARRYDLIQRLIYDPEVTEAVVAHARENNLREDVAFEKARDYAREIVPAFSASAYFGFAIRAARWLSNALYRVDVKDLDEAALVGIDRDATVIFVINHRSNMDYVLVTYLAARRSALSYAVGEWARLWPLSGLIRAMGAYFIRRKSRNALYRKVLEKYIQMATRGGVAQAIFPEGGLSLDGGLKSPKVGLIKYIAEGADLEARDVVFVPVAVNYDRVLEDTILIDADRRGERRFRAGVLSAFWQAIALFWRRATGRFHSFGYTAARFGTPLSLRANPELAGTPEALGGLILDRIASAVPILPVPLLAYLLEAEGAMDRDALTARFAAIDHATPEPLVMPEGGHAHGVAFAANRLIKRGLVTDEDGVLTPTESGQPILRYYANSIRHLVPDFAGAA; encoded by the coding sequence TTGCCGGTTTGGCTTTTCATCCTGATCATGCTTTTCGCGACAGTGACGTTCGCGTCGCATTTCCTGTTTCCGTCGGTGCGGTGGTTCTTCCGGCGCCGTGCGGAACGGATCGTGGCTCGGCTGAACGAACGGCTGGAGCGCCCCATCCAGCCGTTCAAGCTCGCGCGGCGCTACGACCTGATTCAGCGCCTGATCTACGATCCGGAGGTGACCGAAGCCGTCGTCGCCCATGCCCGGGAGAACAACCTGCGCGAGGACGTGGCCTTCGAGAAGGCCCGCGATTACGCGCGCGAAATTGTCCCGGCCTTCTCGGCCTCTGCCTATTTCGGCTTTGCGATCCGGGCCGCGCGGTGGCTGTCGAACGCGCTCTACCGCGTCGACGTGAAGGATCTCGACGAGGCCGCGCTGGTCGGCATCGACCGCGACGCGACGGTGATTTTCGTGATCAACCATCGCTCGAACATGGATTACGTCCTCGTGACATATCTCGCCGCGCGCCGGTCAGCCCTGTCCTACGCGGTGGGGGAATGGGCGCGGCTCTGGCCGTTATCGGGACTGATCCGCGCGATGGGAGCGTATTTCATCCGGCGCAAATCGCGCAACGCGCTCTATCGCAAGGTGCTTGAGAAATACATCCAGATGGCGACGCGCGGCGGGGTGGCGCAGGCGATCTTCCCCGAAGGCGGGCTGAGCCTCGATGGCGGCCTGAAATCGCCCAAGGTCGGCCTGATCAAGTACATCGCCGAAGGCGCGGATCTTGAGGCTCGCGACGTGGTCTTCGTCCCGGTCGCGGTGAATTACGACCGCGTCCTCGAGGATACGATCCTGATCGATGCCGACCGGCGCGGCGAGCGTCGGTTCCGCGCCGGGGTGCTGTCGGCCTTCTGGCAGGCCATCGCACTGTTCTGGCGGCGCGCGACGGGGCGCTTTCACAGTTTCGGTTATACGGCCGCGCGCTTTGGCACGCCGTTGTCCTTGCGCGCCAACCCGGAACTCGCCGGAACGCCCGAGGCGTTGGGCGGCCTAATTTTGGATCGGATCGCGTCGGCCGTGCCGATCCTGCCGGTGCCGCTTCTGGCCTATCTGCTCGAGGCCGAAGGGGCGATGGATCGCGACGCGCTGACGGCGCGCTTTGCCGCGATCGACCATGCCACGCCTGAACCGCTGGTCATGCCCGAGGGGGGGCACGCGCATGGTGTGGCCTTCGCCGCCAATCGCCTGATCAAGCGTGGGCTCGTCACCGACGAGGACGGTGTGCTGACCCCGACCGAATCCGGCCAGCCGATCCTGCGCTACTACGCGAACTCGATCCGTCATCTTGTTCCGGATTTTGCAGGCGCAGCATAA
- the ccrA gene encoding crotonyl-CoA carboxylase/reductase — MALDTQTGIAEYDAPEKDLYEIGEIPPMGFVPKQMYAWTIRRERHGDPDKSFKVEVVDVPKLDSHEVLVLVMAAGVNYNGVWAGKGVPISPFDVHGAEFHIAGSDASGIVWAVGDKVKSWKVGDEVVIHCNQDDGDDEECNGGDPMFSPTQRIWGYETPDGSFAQFTNVQAQQLMPRPKHLTWEESACYTLTLATAYRMLFGHHPHELKPGQNVLVWGASGGLGSYAIQLANTAGANAIAVISDEDKRDFVMSLGAKGVINRKDFKCWGQLPTVNSPEYNEWLKEARKFGKAIWDITGKGVNVDMVFEHPGEATFPVSTLVVKKGGMVVICAGTTGFNTTFDVRYMWMHQKRLQGSHFAHLKQAASANKLMMERRLDPCMSEVFPWSEIPDAHMKMMRNEHKPGNMSVLVQSPKTGLRTLEDALAAKG, encoded by the coding sequence ATGGCTCTCGACACCCAGACCGGCATCGCGGAATACGATGCACCCGAAAAGGATCTCTACGAGATTGGCGAAATCCCTCCGATGGGGTTCGTGCCGAAACAGATGTACGCGTGGACCATCCGGCGTGAGCGCCACGGCGATCCCGACAAGTCCTTCAAGGTCGAAGTCGTCGACGTGCCGAAGCTCGACAGCCACGAAGTGCTGGTTCTCGTGATGGCCGCGGGCGTCAACTATAACGGCGTCTGGGCGGGCAAGGGCGTGCCGATTTCGCCCTTCGACGTGCATGGTGCCGAGTTCCACATCGCGGGCTCCGACGCGTCGGGCATCGTCTGGGCCGTGGGCGACAAGGTCAAAAGCTGGAAAGTCGGCGACGAGGTCGTGATACACTGCAACCAAGACGATGGCGACGACGAGGAATGCAACGGCGGCGATCCCATGTTCTCGCCCACCCAGCGGATCTGGGGCTACGAGACGCCGGACGGCTCCTTCGCGCAGTTCACCAACGTGCAGGCCCAGCAGCTCATGCCGCGCCCGAAGCACCTGACCTGGGAAGAAAGCGCCTGCTACACGCTGACGCTGGCCACCGCCTACCGGATGCTCTTCGGTCATCACCCGCATGAGCTGAAGCCCGGTCAGAACGTTCTGGTCTGGGGCGCGTCGGGCGGTCTGGGCTCCTACGCGATTCAGCTGGCCAACACCGCAGGCGCAAATGCCATCGCGGTCATCTCGGACGAGGACAAGCGCGATTTCGTCATGTCGCTCGGGGCCAAGGGCGTCATCAACCGCAAGGACTTCAAGTGCTGGGGTCAGCTGCCCACGGTGAACAGCCCCGAATACAACGAATGGCTGAAAGAGGCCCGCAAGTTCGGCAAGGCGATCTGGGACATCACCGGCAAGGGCGTGAATGTCGACATGGTCTTCGAACATCCCGGTGAGGCGACCTTCCCGGTCTCCACGCTCGTGGTGAAGAAGGGCGGCATGGTGGTGATCTGCGCAGGCACCACCGGCTTCAACACCACGTTCGACGTGCGCTACATGTGGATGCACCAGAAGCGTCTGCAGGGAAGCCACTTCGCCCATCTCAAGCAGGCCGCGTCGGCCAACAAGCTGATGATGGAGCGGCGCCTCGATCCCTGCATGTCCGAGGTCTTCCCGTGGTCCGAGATTCCGGACGCGCACATGAAGATGATGCGGAACGAGCATAAGCCCGGCAACATGTCCGTGCTGGTCCAGTCGCCCAAGACCGGGCTGCGTACGCTGGAAGACGCGCTGGCTGCCAAAGGTTAA
- a CDS encoding autoinducer binding domain-containing protein, translating into MALPSSGLDGQLARLEAAISQDDLQPLIENLRDHYRVDHIVYHWVAADGEQFGCGTYDPAWVTRYLDKGYLRVDPVIIGCFQRFHPVDWKRLDWSSKSARAFLRDAMDHGLGNQGFSVPIRGPNGQFALFTLNHSCDDDVWESFTESHRRELILIAHYFNQKALEFQPGRGPKPATTLSPREVDAMTLIAVGYSRAQVADTLSISESTLRVYIESARFKLGALNTTHAVAQALQRGLIVV; encoded by the coding sequence ATCGCGTTGCCGAGTTCAGGGCTGGACGGACAGCTGGCGCGGCTTGAAGCCGCGATTTCGCAGGATGACCTGCAACCGCTGATCGAGAATTTGCGGGACCATTACCGCGTCGATCACATCGTCTATCATTGGGTCGCTGCCGACGGGGAGCAATTCGGCTGCGGGACATATGATCCGGCCTGGGTCACCCGGTATCTCGACAAAGGATATCTGCGCGTCGATCCCGTGATCATCGGCTGCTTTCAACGCTTTCACCCGGTGGATTGGAAACGTCTCGATTGGTCCTCGAAATCCGCGCGTGCGTTTCTCCGCGACGCGATGGATCACGGGCTGGGCAATCAGGGTTTCTCTGTCCCGATCCGGGGACCGAACGGCCAATTCGCCCTTTTTACACTGAACCATTCCTGTGACGACGACGTGTGGGAAAGCTTCACGGAAAGTCACCGGCGCGAACTCATCCTGATCGCGCATTACTTCAATCAGAAAGCGCTGGAATTCCAGCCGGGACGCGGGCCGAAACCAGCAACGACGCTGTCGCCCCGCGAAGTGGATGCGATGACGCTGATCGCGGTGGGATATTCGCGCGCGCAGGTCGCCGATACGCTGTCGATCTCGGAATCCACGCTGCGGGTCTATATCGAAAGCGCGCGTTTCAAACTCGGCGCGCTGAATACCACGCATGCGGTCGCGCAGGCCTTGCAACGCGGCCTGATCGTTGTGTGA
- a CDS encoding acyl-homoserine-lactone synthase has translation MIRYLYASELSRFPRLAQSMFRDRADQFRTRLGWEVSVDDAGEERDAYDAMNPLYVIWERADGTHGGSMRLMPTTGDTMVNDHFGHLTEGVRIESPLIWECTRFCLARNTDPGAAAALMLAGGEVMQGFGVEHYVGVFDARMVRIYNRIGAAPEVLGSEGEGRARISVGLWSFTPEARARVAASAGIDPAQSRAWFDAAFGKSDIRIAAVAA, from the coding sequence ATGATCCGCTACCTTTATGCTTCCGAACTTTCCCGTTTCCCGCGTCTTGCGCAAAGCATGTTCCGCGATCGCGCCGACCAGTTCCGCACCCGTCTCGGATGGGAGGTCAGCGTCGACGATGCGGGCGAGGAACGGGATGCATATGACGCGATGAACCCGCTCTATGTGATCTGGGAACGCGCCGATGGCACCCATGGCGGGTCCATGCGGCTGATGCCGACCACGGGCGATACCATGGTCAATGATCATTTCGGCCATCTGACCGAGGGCGTGCGCATCGAAAGCCCGCTGATCTGGGAATGCACCCGCTTCTGTCTTGCGCGGAATACCGATCCCGGCGCGGCGGCGGCGCTGATGCTGGCAGGCGGCGAGGTCATGCAGGGCTTCGGGGTGGAGCATTACGTGGGTGTCTTCGATGCGCGCATGGTCCGCATCTACAATCGCATCGGTGCCGCCCCGGAGGTGCTTGGAAGCGAAGGCGAGGGGCGGGCGCGCATCTCGGTCGGGCTTTGGTCCTTCACGCCGGAAGCGCGGGCGCGCGTCGCGGCCTCGGCGGGTATCGATCCCGCGCAATCCCGCGCCTGGTTCGACGCCGCGTTCGGAAAGTCCGACATCCGCATCGCTGCCGTCGCGGCCTGA
- a CDS encoding ATP-dependent RecD-like DNA helicase: MSLPALTFSDDQAQAYDRVAEMLKEAGVDLEDGLCLPAKEGRSRVMALLGKAGSGKTMLLAELARALGDAGVETVSGDYESRRRKERRTLAILAPTNKAASVLRNRGVPATTIHRILYTPVYDPEYEKIAEWLMGNGEKPEIEALSDDALDRAFASYQGHKSVPAALAAAGLRGSDFITGWKRREEPLDIGFVDEASMLDARQFEDLQEIFPNLLLFGDPAQLAPVNQSGAMVFDGLKDSQKMELARVHRQEADNPILDLAHALSDPQLSFQDFEQMIEEKARQDDRVVWAQRVEVDLMARSPVLVWRNATRIRLINAFRSVYGAPETELLEGEPLICDGIELPLKHRKKRLDLEARGLIKGAQVVYLGPGKKPGFSRLHVMGAPEPRISAASIVKIEKPDEEEPFIPFAARMGATFLHGAAVTIHKAQGSQWDAVQVFAPDLYVAAKMGRSEAGQPLWKRLAYVAITRAQDRLLWVVRNRLAKPASPLSVDDLRRAPAAPLELSAEVEGEET, encoded by the coding sequence ATGAGCTTGCCCGCACTGACATTTTCCGACGACCAGGCCCAGGCCTATGACCGCGTAGCAGAAATGCTCAAAGAGGCGGGCGTGGACCTTGAGGATGGCCTCTGCCTGCCCGCGAAAGAGGGCAGAAGCCGCGTCATGGCGCTGCTGGGCAAGGCGGGATCGGGCAAGACGATGCTTCTGGCGGAACTGGCCCGGGCGCTGGGGGATGCGGGCGTTGAGACGGTCTCGGGCGATTACGAAAGCCGTCGTCGCAAGGAGCGCCGCACGCTGGCGATCCTCGCCCCCACCAACAAGGCCGCGAGCGTTCTGCGCAATCGCGGCGTGCCCGCCACGACCATCCACCGCATTCTCTACACGCCGGTCTATGATCCGGAATACGAGAAGATCGCGGAATGGCTGATGGGCAACGGCGAAAAGCCCGAGATCGAAGCGCTGAGCGATGACGCGCTCGACCGGGCGTTCGCCTCCTATCAGGGCCATAAATCCGTGCCCGCAGCGCTGGCTGCCGCGGGCCTGCGCGGATCGGATTTCATCACCGGCTGGAAGCGCCGCGAGGAGCCGCTCGATATCGGCTTCGTCGATGAGGCCTCGATGCTCGATGCACGGCAATTCGAGGACCTCCAGGAGATCTTTCCCAACCTTCTGCTCTTCGGCGATCCCGCACAGCTCGCGCCGGTGAACCAATCGGGCGCGATGGTCTTCGATGGCCTCAAGGACAGCCAGAAGATGGAGCTCGCGCGCGTGCACCGTCAGGAGGCCGACAACCCTATCCTCGATCTTGCCCATGCCCTGTCCGATCCGCAGCTGAGCTTTCAGGATTTCGAGCAGATGATCGAGGAGAAGGCCCGGCAGGATGACCGCGTCGTCTGGGCGCAGCGGGTCGAGGTCGACCTGATGGCGCGCTCGCCGGTTCTGGTCTGGCGGAACGCGACGCGAATCCGGCTGATCAACGCCTTCCGCTCGGTCTATGGCGCGCCCGAGACCGAGCTTCTGGAAGGCGAGCCGCTTATTTGCGACGGGATCGAATTGCCGCTCAAGCACCGCAAGAAGCGCCTCGACCTCGAGGCGCGGGGCCTCATCAAGGGGGCGCAGGTGGTCTATCTCGGCCCGGGCAAGAAGCCCGGGTTTTCGCGCCTGCACGTCATGGGCGCGCCGGAGCCGCGCATCTCGGCGGCGTCCATCGTGAAGATCGAGAAGCCGGACGAGGAAGAGCCGTTCATTCCCTTTGCCGCGCGGATGGGCGCCACGTTCCTCCATGGCGCGGCGGTCACCATTCACAAGGCGCAAGGGTCGCAATGGGACGCGGTGCAGGTCTTCGCGCCGGATCTCTACGTCGCGGCGAAGATGGGCCGATCGGAGGCGGGCCAGCCCCTCTGGAAGCGGCTGGCTTACGTCGCAATCACCCGCGCGCAGGACCGGTTGCTCTGGGTGGTGCGCAACCGGCTGGCCAAGCCTGCATCGCCGCTCAGCGTGGATGATCTGCGGCGCGCCCCGGCGGCCCCGCTGGAATTGAGTGCCGAGGTCGAAGGAGAAGAGACGTGA
- a CDS encoding SDR family oxidoreductase — MKSILITGASSGIGAAVARDFLEAGWQVGLLARREAALRAVADGHERAIVLPADVADPEAVEAAFETFVARTGRLDVLFNNAGLFGPAALIDEISVADWTEVLGVNLTGMYLCARAAFARMRAQAPQGGRIINNGSISAHVPRENSVCYTTTKHAITGLTKSLSLDGRAFDIACGQIDIGNAHTELLDGIIETNRARGIPEPPVMDVGEAVRAVRLMADMPPEANVQFMTVMATKMPYIGRG; from the coding sequence GTGAAAAGCATCCTGATCACCGGCGCCTCCTCGGGCATCGGCGCGGCCGTGGCCCGCGATTTCCTGGAGGCAGGCTGGCAGGTGGGCCTGCTGGCGCGGCGCGAGGCGGCCTTGCGTGCGGTGGCGGACGGGCATGAGCGCGCAATCGTATTACCTGCGGATGTCGCGGATCCCGAGGCGGTGGAGGCGGCGTTCGAGACCTTCGTGGCGCGCACCGGACGTCTGGACGTGCTTTTCAACAACGCGGGTCTCTTCGGCCCTGCGGCCCTCATCGACGAGATCTCCGTCGCCGATTGGACGGAGGTTCTTGGTGTCAACCTGACGGGCATGTACCTTTGCGCCCGAGCGGCGTTCGCGCGGATGCGGGCGCAGGCGCCGCAAGGGGGGCGGATCATCAACAACGGCTCGATCTCGGCCCATGTGCCGCGCGAGAACTCCGTGTGCTACACAACGACCAAACACGCCATCACCGGGCTGACCAAGAGCCTCAGCCTCGATGGGCGGGCATTCGACATCGCCTGCGGGCAGATCGATATCGGCAACGCCCACACCGAGCTTCTGGATGGCATCATCGAGACCAACCGTGCCCGTGGCATCCCGGAGCCCCCGGTGATGGATGTCGGTGAGGCAGTTCGCGCCGTGCGGCTGATGGCGGATATGCCGCCCGAGGCCAATGTCCAGTTCATGACGGTGATGGCGACGAAAATGCCCTATATCGGGCGCGGCTGA